One segment of Gaiellales bacterium DNA contains the following:
- the atpA gene encoding F0F1 ATP synthase subunit alpha — protein MKLRPDEIASILKSEIERYEVDVDVEEVGTVIQIGDGIARIYGLMGCVALEKLELPHGVTGLALNLEEDNVAAVLFGEWEKIAEGDTVKRTGQVMSVPVGDALVGRVVDPLGIALDGGPPIETTETRPLEFKAPGVVDRQPVKEPLQTGIKAIDAMIPIGRGQRELIIGDRGTGKTAICVDTILNQKGQDVICIYVAIGQKASTVRQVEETLRSNGAMDYTIIVSAPASQAAPIKYMAPYAGCAMGEYFLYNGKHALLMYDDLSKHADAYRQMSLLVRRPPGREAYPGDVFYLHSRLLERAVKLSDELGAGSLTALPVIETQAGDVSAYIPTNVISITDGQIFLQSDLFYSGVRPAINAGISVSRVGGNAQRRAMRKVAGRLRLDLASYRALEAFAQFASELDDATQQQLRRGQRLVATLNQPQYSPWPFEEQVAVIWAATNGYTDTIDVPDVQRFNSELIEYLRAGGRVLEAMRETGELSDETEGELRSAVESFKESFQPTDQDGDEPAIGAGTRAAGDSRTESSASDGGAQAEATRDTGADADATDTEPTTAG, from the coding sequence GTGAAGCTACGTCCAGATGAGATCGCCTCGATCCTCAAGAGCGAGATCGAGCGCTACGAGGTCGATGTCGACGTCGAAGAGGTCGGCACGGTCATCCAGATCGGCGACGGCATCGCCCGCATCTACGGGCTGATGGGCTGCGTCGCACTCGAGAAGCTCGAGCTGCCGCACGGCGTGACCGGCCTGGCGCTGAACCTCGAGGAGGACAACGTCGCCGCCGTGCTGTTCGGCGAGTGGGAGAAGATCGCGGAGGGCGACACGGTCAAGCGCACGGGGCAGGTCATGTCCGTGCCGGTCGGCGATGCCCTGGTCGGCCGCGTCGTCGACCCGCTCGGCATCGCGCTGGACGGCGGCCCGCCGATCGAGACGACCGAGACGCGGCCGCTCGAGTTCAAGGCCCCCGGCGTGGTCGACCGCCAGCCGGTGAAGGAGCCGCTGCAGACGGGCATCAAGGCGATCGACGCCATGATCCCGATCGGCCGCGGGCAGCGCGAGCTGATCATCGGCGACCGCGGCACGGGCAAGACCGCCATCTGCGTCGACACGATCCTGAACCAGAAGGGGCAGGACGTCATCTGCATCTACGTCGCCATCGGCCAGAAGGCCTCGACGGTGCGCCAGGTGGAGGAGACGCTGCGCAGCAACGGCGCGATGGACTACACGATCATCGTGTCGGCGCCGGCATCGCAGGCCGCGCCGATCAAGTACATGGCCCCGTACGCGGGCTGCGCGATGGGGGAGTACTTCCTCTACAACGGCAAGCACGCCCTGCTGATGTACGACGACCTGTCCAAGCATGCCGACGCCTACCGGCAGATGTCCCTGCTGGTGCGGCGCCCGCCCGGCCGCGAGGCATACCCGGGCGACGTGTTCTACCTGCATTCGCGGCTGCTCGAGCGCGCCGTCAAGCTGTCGGACGAGCTGGGGGCGGGGTCGCTGACCGCGCTGCCGGTGATCGAGACGCAGGCCGGTGACGTCTCGGCATACATCCCGACCAACGTCATCTCGATCACGGACGGCCAGATCTTCCTGCAGTCCGACCTGTTCTACTCCGGCGTCCGGCCGGCGATCAACGCGGGCATCTCGGTGTCGCGCGTCGGCGGCAACGCCCAGCGCCGTGCGATGCGGAAGGTGGCCGGCCGCCTGCGCCTGGACCTGGCGTCCTACCGCGCGCTGGAGGCGTTCGCGCAGTTCGCGTCGGAGCTCGACGACGCGACGCAGCAGCAGCTGCGCCGCGGTCAGCGGCTGGTTGCAACGCTGAACCAGCCGCAGTACTCGCCGTGGCCGTTCGAGGAGCAGGTGGCCGTGATCTGGGCGGCGACCAACGGCTACACGGACACGATCGACGTGCCCGACGTGCAGCGCTTCAACTCCGAGCTGATCGAGTACCTGCGGGCCGGCGGCCGCGTCCTCGAGGCGATGCGCGAGACCGGCGAGCTGTCCGATGAGACCGAGGGCGAGCTGCGCTCGGCGGTGGAGTCGTTCAAGGAGAGCTTCCAGCCGACGGACCAGGACGGCGACGAGCCGGCCATCGGCGCGGGCACCCGTGCGGCCGGCGACTCCCGCACCGAGTCGAGCGCCTCCGACGGCGGCGCGCAGGCCGAGGCGACGCGCGACACGGGGGCCGACGCGGACGCGACCGACACGGAGCCCACCACCGCCGGCTGA
- the atpG gene encoding ATP synthase F1 subunit gamma yields the protein MATQQDIKRRIGSVNNTKKITKAMELVAGSRLRRAQARIEALRPYADRMQQLVVDVAGNVGQVSDQPLLARREVKSVAVVALTGDRGLAGAFNASIVRRALDIARAQRAEGKDVVWLVIGRRGASTLRFRRQTLTADYTGITDRPTYADAQAIARRVAELYEGSEVDRVVMVYNHFLSALSQRVDEVELLPVPEQAMAGEAVKLEGSFIFEPDERDILHDLIPTYLEITIYRALLESTASEHGARMTAMRNASDNAGTLIDDLTLAMNRARQAEITQEILEVVAGADALT from the coding sequence ATGGCGACCCAGCAGGACATCAAGCGGCGGATCGGCTCCGTCAACAACACCAAGAAGATCACCAAGGCGATGGAGCTGGTCGCCGGCTCGCGCCTGCGGCGCGCGCAGGCGAGGATCGAGGCCCTGCGGCCGTATGCCGACCGGATGCAGCAGCTGGTGGTGGACGTGGCCGGCAACGTCGGCCAGGTCAGCGACCAGCCCCTGCTGGCGCGTCGCGAGGTGAAGTCCGTGGCAGTGGTGGCCCTGACCGGCGATCGCGGGCTGGCCGGTGCCTTCAATGCGAGCATCGTGCGGCGCGCGCTCGACATCGCGCGCGCCCAGCGGGCCGAGGGCAAGGACGTGGTCTGGCTGGTGATCGGCCGGCGCGGCGCCTCGACGCTGCGGTTTCGCCGCCAGACGCTCACCGCCGACTACACCGGCATCACCGACCGGCCCACGTATGCCGACGCCCAGGCGATCGCGCGCCGCGTCGCCGAGCTGTACGAGGGCAGTGAGGTCGACCGTGTCGTCATGGTCTACAACCACTTCCTCTCGGCGCTCTCCCAGCGCGTCGACGAGGTCGAGCTGCTGCCCGTCCCCGAGCAGGCGATGGCGGGCGAGGCCGTCAAGCTCGAGGGCTCGTTCATCTTCGAGCCGGACGAGCGGGACATCCTCCACGACCTGATCCCGACCTACCTCGAGATCACGATCTACCGCGCGCTGCTCGAGTCGACTGCGTCCGAGCACGGTGCCCGGATGACCGCCATGCGGAACGCGTCCGACAACGCCGGCACCCTGATCGACGACCTCACGCTCGCGATGAACCGCGCCCGCCAGGCCGAGATCACGCAGGAGATCCTCGAGGTCGTCGCGGGCGCCGACGCCCTCACCTAA
- a CDS encoding ABC transporter substrate-binding protein produces the protein MPTVLRRSLAVTLVLFAAGCGRGGAVEPSPEPQPAAGGTLTYALTGDPVSVTPLYGGDPSGIVVERNVFAGLVDADPSSLRIVPAIARSWSSSGDRRRWTFRLRTGVTFPAGNGAVTAATFVQDWSLLCSPGVRSPNAAVLAPVAGYAACRRGARTLSGARAAGPSTLVVTLSRPVPDFPAWLADPATWAFPPQLASTPAARVAFERAPVGAGPFRVVRLVHSEHPQGKAPVAGEVVLLRNPGYAGPRPRLARIDMPVVTQADAARSIAAYRAGRYQVLGVPAAAADVVRADPRFDRQLVDVPRLSLVFLRASPGAVPLAGAVDASGVVTQALGKSGQPADGLLPAGMPGYVPGAAHPAARTLAGVRVTLTHVTSPTLAAITAALAQSLRRRGAQVRVVARGMWTVSELDLQSPAPDAALAALAGPLPGPVIAAAGGDRDGALLAAQEAVLARGGIVPLAFGTSELLVAPGVHGLALGALGAPRLASAWRGGA, from the coding sequence GTGCCGACCGTCCTGCGCCGATCGCTCGCCGTAACGCTCGTGCTGTTCGCCGCGGGCTGCGGTCGCGGCGGCGCGGTCGAGCCGAGCCCCGAGCCGCAGCCGGCGGCCGGCGGGACGCTGACGTATGCGCTCACCGGCGATCCCGTCTCCGTGACGCCGCTCTACGGGGGCGACCCGTCCGGGATCGTGGTGGAGCGCAACGTGTTCGCCGGGCTGGTGGATGCGGACCCGTCGTCGCTCCGGATCGTTCCCGCGATCGCACGCAGCTGGTCGTCGAGCGGCGACCGCAGGCGCTGGACGTTCCGTCTCCGCACGGGCGTGACGTTCCCGGCCGGAAACGGTGCCGTCACGGCTGCCACGTTCGTGCAGGACTGGTCGCTGCTCTGCAGTCCGGGGGTGCGGTCGCCGAATGCCGCCGTGCTGGCTCCGGTGGCCGGCTATGCCGCCTGCCGCCGCGGCGCGCGGACGCTCTCGGGCGCGCGGGCGGCCGGGCCGTCCACGCTGGTCGTCACGCTGTCGCGGCCGGTGCCCGACTTTCCGGCCTGGCTGGCAGACCCGGCGACCTGGGCCTTCCCGCCGCAGCTGGCGTCGACCCCGGCGGCGCGCGTGGCATTCGAACGGGCGCCTGTCGGCGCCGGGCCGTTCCGGGTCGTCCGGCTGGTCCACAGCGAGCACCCGCAGGGCAAGGCGCCGGTCGCCGGCGAGGTCGTCCTGCTGCGCAACCCCGGCTACGCCGGCCCGCGCCCGCGGCTCGCTCGCATCGACATGCCGGTGGTCACGCAGGCCGACGCCGCACGGTCGATTGCGGCATACCGGGCGGGGCGCTATCAGGTGCTCGGCGTGCCGGCGGCCGCTGCCGACGTCGTCCGTGCCGACCCGCGGTTCGACCGTCAGCTGGTCGACGTGCCGCGGCTGAGCCTCGTCTTCCTGCGCGCGAGCCCCGGCGCGGTGCCGCTGGCTGGTGCCGTGGACGCGTCCGGCGTGGTCACCCAGGCGCTCGGCAAGTCGGGGCAGCCCGCCGACGGGCTGCTGCCCGCCGGCATGCCGGGCTACGTGCCCGGCGCGGCGCACCCGGCCGCGCGAACGCTGGCCGGCGTGCGGGTAACGCTCACCCACGTCACCAGCCCGACGCTGGCCGCAATCACCGCGGCACTGGCCCAGTCGCTGCGCCGGCGCGGGGCTCAGGTGAGGGTCGTCGCCCGCGGGATGTGGACGGTCTCGGAGCTCGACCTGCAGTCCCCCGCTCCGGACGCGGCGCTGGCCGCGCTGGCGGGGCCGCTCCCGGGGCCGGTGATCGCGGCCGCGGGCGGCGACCGTGACGGCGCGCTGCTCGCCGCCCAGGAGGCGGTGCTCGCCCGCGGCGGGATCGTTCCGCTCGCATTCGGCACGTCCGAGCTGCTGGTCGCGCCGGGGGTGCATGGCCTCGCGCTGGGCGCGCTGGGCGCGCCGCGCCTGGCGTCGGCGTGGCGGGGAGGCGCCTGA
- a CDS encoding ABC transporter permease — MATSDRPIVTGLAPGAAGISTSPEEPAVVARGYWEQAWRRFRRDKVAIAGGVAIILLILTAFVGLPVAEHLLGRTQYSINVNAQGFEPLAPFSRAPTVGGQGTTLYILGTSDTAGHDEFLGMLGGAQISLEVAIFSTFIGLLIGITLGMMAGFFGGIIDVIVSRATEIVMALPLLLFAIAFSFTVGSRLNDYTLFGLFDPGVMTLVIVISAFSWYYPARIVRAQVLSLREKEFVEAARMVGASNFRILRSHLLPHLTGTIIVYATLTVATNILFEAGLSFLGVGIPQGEPSWGNLINTAVNYYTTIPWLMVWPGVGILIATLSFNLLGDGLRDALDPRGTH; from the coding sequence ATGGCGACCAGCGACCGGCCGATCGTCACCGGGCTCGCGCCAGGGGCGGCCGGCATCAGCACGTCGCCCGAGGAGCCGGCCGTTGTCGCGCGCGGCTACTGGGAGCAGGCGTGGCGCCGCTTCCGCCGCGACAAGGTCGCGATCGCCGGCGGCGTAGCGATCATCCTGCTGATCCTCACGGCGTTCGTCGGCCTGCCCGTCGCCGAGCACCTGCTCGGCCGGACGCAGTACAGCATCAACGTGAACGCTCAGGGCTTCGAGCCGCTCGCACCCTTCTCGCGGGCTCCCACGGTCGGCGGCCAGGGAACCACGCTCTACATTCTCGGCACCTCGGACACCGCGGGCCATGACGAGTTTCTGGGCATGCTCGGCGGGGCGCAGATCTCGCTCGAGGTCGCGATCTTCTCGACGTTCATCGGCCTCCTGATCGGGATCACGCTTGGCATGATGGCCGGCTTCTTCGGCGGCATCATCGACGTGATCGTCTCGCGCGCGACCGAGATCGTGATGGCGCTTCCGCTGCTGCTGTTCGCGATCGCCTTCTCGTTCACGGTCGGCTCGCGGCTGAACGACTACACGCTGTTCGGGCTGTTCGACCCCGGCGTGATGACGCTCGTGATCGTGATCTCGGCCTTCTCGTGGTACTACCCGGCGCGGATCGTGCGCGCTCAGGTGCTGTCCCTGCGCGAGAAGGAGTTCGTGGAGGCGGCGCGGATGGTGGGGGCGAGCAACTTCCGGATCCTGCGGTCCCATCTGCTCCCGCACCTGACGGGGACGATCATCGTCTACGCGACGCTGACGGTGGCGACCAACATCCTGTTCGAGGCCGGTCTCTCGTTCCTCGGCGTCGGCATCCCGCAGGGCGAGCCGAGCTGGGGCAACCTGATCAACACGGCCGTCAACTACTACACGACCATCCCGTGGCTGATGGTGTGGCCGGGCGTCGGCATCCTGATCGCGACGCTCTCGTTCAACCTGCTCGGCGACGGCCTGCGCGACGCGCTCGACCCGCGCGGCACCCACTAG
- a CDS encoding ABC transporter substrate-binding protein: protein MRRPGMWLALSVMTVGVVLLGAACGSSSSGGGSGGVSTSEAGGNSVPHIQGGTIKAALHGGIDFLDPALAYYQISWQIEYATCVNLIGYPDKPAPEGYQLVPEAASSMPTVSSDGKTVTFTVPPGKYKFNTGEPVTAQTFADALLRDLNPKQVSPFVSFVGSSIEGATGWDGKGTIPGVEVQGDKLILHLTQPNGTIVAEMATPFMCAIPHNLPINSKGVTEIAGAGPYYVASYSPNQSIVLKRNPNYTGPRPHNVDEIDYTQLGIDQNQGILSTKNGSIDYCPDCPTAAQSLSLYQQYGPSKGTQQSFYISPVIEVNYYAMNTANPAFSNALVRQAVNYAIDRTALTKQRGYKAGLPTDKYLPPQVPGASEEQSIYPMTADLTKAKALMEQAKSQGVKTPITALVYSTQGCESCTNRMAILKDELAPLGINIKVKYYERAVQFQEEGVKGTPNDIADEGWLADFPDPYDFLNILLSGDSILPKNGDNFSYFDNADFNKRMNDAAKLTGSERAQTYGQIATDMAKSQAPWAAESNQTNYDFFSPRIGCQLWEPSYGMDLTTLCIRK, encoded by the coding sequence ATGAGACGACCTGGAATGTGGCTGGCGCTCAGCGTCATGACCGTCGGGGTGGTGTTGCTGGGTGCCGCGTGCGGCAGCAGCAGCAGCGGTGGGGGCTCGGGCGGCGTCAGCACCAGTGAAGCCGGCGGCAACAGCGTGCCGCACATCCAGGGCGGGACGATCAAGGCGGCGCTGCACGGCGGCATCGACTTCCTCGACCCGGCCCTTGCGTACTACCAGATTTCGTGGCAGATCGAGTACGCCACGTGCGTGAACCTGATCGGCTACCCGGACAAGCCGGCCCCGGAGGGCTACCAGCTCGTCCCGGAGGCGGCCTCCAGCATGCCGACGGTGTCGTCGGACGGCAAGACCGTCACGTTCACCGTCCCGCCGGGCAAGTACAAGTTCAACACCGGTGAGCCGGTCACGGCCCAGACCTTCGCGGATGCGCTGCTGCGCGATCTGAACCCCAAGCAGGTCTCGCCGTTCGTCAGCTTCGTCGGCAGCTCCATCGAGGGCGCGACCGGCTGGGACGGAAAGGGCACGATCCCGGGCGTCGAGGTCCAGGGCGACAAGCTGATCCTGCACCTGACCCAGCCCAACGGCACCATCGTCGCCGAGATGGCGACCCCGTTCATGTGCGCGATCCCGCACAACCTGCCGATCAACTCGAAGGGCGTCACCGAGATCGCCGGAGCCGGCCCGTACTACGTGGCCAGCTACTCGCCGAACCAGTCCATCGTGCTCAAGCGGAACCCGAACTACACCGGCCCGCGCCCGCACAACGTGGACGAGATCGACTACACGCAGCTCGGCATCGACCAGAACCAGGGCATCCTGTCCACGAAGAACGGGTCGATCGACTACTGCCCGGACTGCCCGACCGCGGCGCAGTCGCTGTCGCTGTACCAGCAGTACGGACCGAGCAAGGGCACGCAGCAGTCGTTCTACATCTCGCCCGTGATCGAGGTCAACTACTACGCCATGAACACGGCGAACCCGGCGTTCTCCAACGCGCTGGTGCGCCAGGCGGTCAACTACGCGATCGACCGCACGGCGCTGACGAAGCAGCGCGGGTACAAGGCCGGCCTGCCGACGGACAAGTACCTGCCACCGCAGGTGCCCGGTGCGTCGGAAGAGCAGTCGATCTACCCGATGACTGCCGACCTCACCAAGGCCAAGGCGCTCATGGAGCAGGCCAAGTCCCAGGGCGTGAAGACGCCGATCACCGCGCTCGTCTACTCCACGCAGGGGTGCGAGTCGTGCACGAACCGCATGGCCATCCTCAAGGATGAGCTCGCGCCGCTTGGCATCAACATCAAGGTCAAGTACTACGAGCGCGCCGTGCAGTTCCAGGAAGAGGGTGTCAAGGGCACGCCCAATGACATCGCGGACGAGGGATGGCTCGCCGACTTCCCCGACCCGTACGACTTCCTGAACATCCTGCTCAGCGGTGACAGCATCCTGCCGAAGAACGGGGACAACTTCTCGTACTTCGACAATGCGGACTTCAACAAGCGGATGAACGACGCCGCGAAGTTGACCGGAAGCGAGCGAGCCCAGACCTACGGGCAGATCGCGACCGACATGGCGAAGTCCCAGGCGCCATGGGCGGCCGAGTCGAACCAGACCAACTACGACTTCTTCAGCCCGCGCATCGGGTGCCAGCTGTGGGAGCCGAGCTACGGAATGGATCTGACGACGCTCTGCATCCGGAAGTAG
- a CDS encoding ABC transporter permease gives MIRYVIRRLLWAVVLFLAITVLTFLMFYVIPVNPAAMVAGKAATPEEIKHVQHLLYLDQPLWRQYLHFLDELFQHRSLGYSYGTRQSVNTIISAAAPVTASVVIGGAIFWMLVAVPVGIYSALRPRSKGDRVAMVSVLAGISAHPVWVGYMLSLLVGYELNLLPIQGYCNLRGASPGQTCGGPIDWFTHMLLPWITFAILYSAFYVRMIRSSVMETLNEDYVRTARAKGASERRVITRHVLRNAMLPVVTMLGMDIAVALGGAVFVEIVFGFPGLGGRAVQAVGQFDLPTISGTVIFASIMVIAFNLLVDLLYAWIDPRIRLS, from the coding sequence ATGATCAGGTACGTGATACGCCGGCTGCTGTGGGCGGTCGTGCTGTTCCTCGCCATCACGGTGCTCACGTTCCTGATGTTCTACGTGATTCCGGTCAACCCGGCGGCCATGGTCGCGGGCAAGGCGGCCACGCCGGAGGAGATCAAGCACGTCCAGCATCTCCTGTATCTCGACCAGCCGCTCTGGCGTCAGTACCTGCACTTCCTGGACGAGCTGTTCCAGCACCGGAGCCTCGGGTACTCGTACGGGACGCGCCAGAGCGTCAACACGATCATCAGCGCCGCCGCGCCGGTCACCGCCAGCGTCGTCATCGGCGGCGCGATCTTCTGGATGCTCGTGGCCGTTCCGGTCGGCATCTACTCCGCGCTGCGGCCGCGGTCGAAGGGCGACCGGGTGGCGATGGTCTCGGTGCTCGCCGGCATCTCGGCGCATCCGGTCTGGGTGGGCTACATGCTCTCGCTGCTGGTCGGGTACGAGCTGAACCTGCTGCCGATCCAGGGGTACTGCAACCTGCGCGGGGCAAGTCCGGGTCAGACGTGCGGTGGGCCGATCGACTGGTTCACGCACATGCTGCTCCCGTGGATCACCTTCGCCATCCTCTACTCGGCGTTCTACGTGCGCATGATCCGCTCGAGCGTGATGGAGACGCTCAACGAGGATTACGTGCGCACGGCGCGGGCGAAGGGCGCAAGCGAGCGCCGTGTCATCACGCGCCATGTGCTCCGCAATGCCATGTTGCCGGTGGTGACAATGCTCGGGATGGACATTGCCGTCGCTCTGGGCGGCGCCGTGTTCGTCGAGATCGTCTTCGGCTTCCCGGGGCTGGGCGGGAGAGCGGTGCAGGCGGTCGGCCAGTTCGACCTGCCGACGATCTCGGGCACCGTGATCTTCGCCTCGATCATGGTGATCGCGTTCAACCTGCTGGTCGATCTGCTCTACGCCTGGATCGACCCGCGGATCCGGCTGAGCTGA
- a CDS encoding ABC transporter ATP-binding protein: protein MPLLDVIDLKTYFRTDDGLVHAVDGVSFQVEKGQTLAIVGESGSGKSVTCMTIMGLNERRTTITEGQALFKDRDLLKMSQDDMRRVRGSEISMIFQDPMTSLNPVYTIGAQLREAVQLHENVSKTVANRRSLEMLKAVAIPRAETRLDDYPHQFSGGMRQRVMIAMALINNPDLLIADEPTTALDVTTQAQILKLMNQLRSDFDSAIILVTHDLGVVAETADDVLVMYAAMAAEVGGYEDLFYRPEHPYTWGLLSSLPRLAAEGADLKPIPGTPPSLLRPPSGCRFHLRCPYVFEPCIPEVPELLPVSDDAPDHRVACHLAHDFREREAHDLLHDLMAEQR, encoded by the coding sequence ATGCCCCTACTCGACGTCATCGACCTGAAGACGTACTTCCGCACCGACGACGGCCTCGTCCATGCCGTCGACGGCGTCTCGTTCCAGGTCGAGAAGGGTCAGACGCTCGCCATCGTGGGCGAGTCGGGCTCCGGCAAGAGCGTCACGTGCATGACGATCATGGGCCTGAACGAGCGGCGCACCACGATCACCGAGGGACAGGCGCTGTTCAAGGACCGCGACCTGCTGAAGATGTCGCAGGACGATATGCGGCGCGTCCGCGGCTCCGAGATCTCGATGATCTTCCAGGATCCGATGACGTCGCTGAATCCCGTCTACACGATCGGGGCACAGCTGCGCGAGGCGGTGCAGCTGCACGAGAACGTGAGCAAGACCGTGGCAAACCGCCGGTCGCTCGAGATGCTGAAGGCGGTTGCGATCCCGCGCGCCGAGACGCGGCTCGACGACTATCCGCACCAGTTCTCCGGCGGCATGCGCCAGCGCGTGATGATCGCCATGGCGCTGATCAACAACCCGGACCTGCTGATCGCCGACGAGCCGACCACGGCCCTGGACGTGACCACGCAGGCGCAGATCCTCAAGCTGATGAACCAGCTGCGCAGCGATTTCGACAGCGCCATCATCCTCGTTACGCATGACCTCGGCGTGGTCGCCGAGACGGCCGACGACGTCCTGGTGATGTACGCGGCGATGGCCGCCGAGGTGGGGGGGTACGAGGATCTGTTCTACCGGCCCGAGCATCCCTACACCTGGGGACTGCTCAGCTCGCTCCCGCGGCTGGCCGCCGAGGGCGCGGATCTCAAGCCGATCCCCGGCACGCCGCCGTCGCTGCTGCGCCCGCCGTCGGGGTGCCGGTTCCATCTGCGCTGCCCGTACGTCTTCGAGCCGTGCATCCCCGAGGTGCCTGAGCTGCTTCCAGTGTCCGACGACGCGCCGGATCACCGTGTGGCCTGCCATCTTGCGCACGACTTCCGCGAGCGCGAGGCCCATGACCTGCTCCACGACCTGATGGCGGAACAGCGTTGA
- a CDS encoding dipeptide ABC transporter ATP-binding protein: MTNGEPLLQVDDLEKHFPITRGVIFQKEIGRVRAVDGVSLSVNRGETLGVVGESGCGKSTMARCIMRLLTPTGGRITFDGHDITTIKGDALFKVRRDMMMVFQDPYASLNPRKRVGSIVGEALEIHKMGTDAEIRRKVQELLDVVGLNPEHYNRFPHEFSGGQRQRIGVARALAVRPKLIVCDEPVSALDVSVQAQILNLLKRLQREFDLTYVFIAHDLDVVRHISDRVAVMYLGKIVELGDGQQLYNRPLHPYSGALLSAVPIPNPNVARARKPIVLEGDVPSPINPPQACRFHPRCPRFQQGTCDVEEPLLAEHDRGHQVACHFPLETWPMSDLRLERGSVATP; this comes from the coding sequence TTGACCAACGGCGAGCCCCTGCTCCAGGTCGACGACCTGGAGAAGCACTTCCCGATCACCCGCGGCGTCATCTTCCAGAAGGAGATCGGCCGCGTGCGCGCCGTGGACGGCGTGTCGCTCTCGGTCAACAGGGGCGAGACGCTGGGCGTCGTGGGCGAGTCCGGGTGCGGGAAGTCGACGATGGCCCGCTGCATCATGCGGCTCCTGACGCCGACCGGCGGGCGGATCACGTTCGACGGCCACGACATTACGACGATCAAGGGCGACGCACTGTTCAAGGTGCGCCGCGACATGATGATGGTGTTCCAGGATCCCTACGCGTCGCTCAACCCGCGCAAGCGCGTGGGGTCGATCGTCGGCGAGGCGCTCGAGATCCACAAGATGGGCACGGACGCCGAGATCAGGCGCAAGGTGCAGGAGCTGCTGGACGTCGTCGGCCTGAACCCCGAGCACTACAACCGGTTCCCGCACGAGTTCTCGGGTGGCCAGCGGCAGCGGATCGGCGTCGCGAGGGCACTCGCCGTCCGGCCGAAGCTGATCGTCTGCGACGAGCCCGTCTCGGCACTCGACGTGTCGGTGCAGGCGCAGATCCTGAACCTGCTCAAGCGACTCCAGCGCGAGTTCGACCTCACCTATGTGTTCATCGCGCACGATCTCGACGTCGTCCGCCACATCTCCGACCGCGTCGCGGTCATGTACCTCGGCAAGATCGTCGAGCTCGGCGACGGGCAGCAGCTCTACAACCGGCCGCTCCACCCGTACTCCGGCGCACTGCTGTCGGCCGTGCCGATTCCGAACCCGAACGTGGCCCGGGCGCGGAAGCCGATCGTGCTCGAGGGCGACGTGCCGAGCCCGATCAACCCTCCGCAGGCGTGCCGCTTCCACCCGCGCTGCCCGCGGTTCCAGCAGGGGACGTGCGACGTGGAGGAGCCGCTGCTCGCGGAGCATGACCGCGGCCATCAGGTGGCCTGCCACTTCCCGCTCGAGACCTGGCCGATGTCGGACCTGCGCCTCGAGCGGGGAAGCGTCGCCACCCCGTAG